Proteins encoded together in one Cryptococcus tetragattii IND107 chromosome 14, whole genome shotgun sequence window:
- a CDS encoding 60S ribosomal protein uL5: protein MKELRIEKLVINISVGESGDRLTRAAKVLEQLTGQTPVTSKARYTIRSFQIRRNEKIAAHVTIRGPKAEEVLERALKVKEYELRRRNFSQTGNFGFGIEEHIDLGIKYDPGIGIFGMDFYVVMGRPGMRVATRKHAVGKVGASHRVKPEQTVAWFKQRFDGIVSR, encoded by the exons ATGAAGGAGCTCCGAATCGAGAAGCTCGTCATCA ACATCTCCGTCGGTGAATCTGGTGACCGACTTACCCGTGCCGCCAAGGTCCTCGAGCAACTTACCGGTCAAACCCCCGTCACCTCCAAGGCTCGATACACTATCCGATCTTTCCAGATCCGAAGGAACGAAAAGATTGCCGCCCACGTTACCATCCGAGGTCCcaaggcggaggaggtTTTGGAGCGAGCTTTGAAGGTTAAGGAGTACgagttgaggaggag GAACTTCTCCCAGACCGGTAACTTCGGTTTCGGTATTGAGGAGCACATTGACCTCGGTATCAAGTACGACCCTGGAATCGGTATCTTCGGTATGGACTTCTACGTTGTCATGGGCCGACCTGGTATGCGAGTTGCCACCAGGAAGCACGCTGTCGGTAAGGTCGGTGCCTCTCACAGGGTTAAGCCTGAGCA gACTGTTGCCTGGTTCAAGCAGCGATTCGACGGTATCGTCTCTCGTTAA